One bacterium DNA window includes the following coding sequences:
- a CDS encoding ABC transporter transmembrane domain-containing protein, whose translation MCLSFYRELLIIIFLLSPLLRKKSKERLKERAGFDAYLCEALGGIRTIKAFVAENRISHFIKRYFIKYNRAFFKESLLESTSFGTANLLTLFSILFIFSFCYKGKAYLGVSFGFFSFI comes from the coding sequence ATGTGTTTAAGTTTTTACCGAGAATTACTAATAATTATCTTTCTTCTTAGTCCTCTTTTAAGAAAGAAAAGTAAGGAGAGGCTAAAGGAAAGGGCTGGTTTTGATGCTTATCTCTGTGAGGCATTAGGTGGGATAAGAACAATAAAGGCATTTGTTGCGGAAAATAGAATCTCTCATTTTATAAAGAGGTATTTTATCAAGTATAACAGGGCATTTTTCAAGGAATCCCTTCTGGAATCTACATCTTTTGGGACAGCTAATCTTCTTACACTTTTTTCTATTCTCTTTATCTTCTCATTTTGTTATAAAGGAAAGGCTTACCTTGGGGTCTCTTTTGGCTTTTTCTCTTTTATTTGA